A region from the Acyrthosiphon pisum isolate AL4f chromosome A1, pea_aphid_22Mar2018_4r6ur, whole genome shotgun sequence genome encodes:
- the LOC107884535 gene encoding uncharacterized protein LOC107884535 isoform X1, which translates to MTKECVLKLVDDQTNILNFKNNYDQNMELTEDEMVEIIGENLRNFCKDKIIILNNFDNNRFSRSKRSTEKKRYQGQTQTQFVSFGSKNSNQKTKNGLAEALSQPDLSRATVSGLNGMGQAQSQSSFGECDECPGQDYRTHSTQVDNSHLVRFPSLRPTNSVPQNENSRPYSISNTNRQAPGLQNEENQREHSINGQYPDTYPGSGTNIKLPGNQDHGYGVRPLVDGEYRGSGTNNKLPGNQYQGYGITPSIDGQYTSSGTNNKLPGNQNQGYGINPSIVGQYPGLGTNNNLPGNRDHGYGNVPYSYGQYPDKNQGSDSKNTTELGNIDSGRVYSSANEQNPNLANTNSPEFKKNVNNDAVNPNTYSINSSPFNPSSWEYANKIDSSNPNLDQQINQSGFPNIPSGLGHGILTPHNTPNSEWTRPSYNPQVPVTTSIGHQNKPANYPPIFIPNHQQQMPNVLGQLTPSMPISSDANSQNEQRIKNEAAGTIHNGYPLSSNIHGGQDYTTLNLPSLCNFLYQTCLNAMSNNKKLNEFQITNAQNNERIPNEGKQVGITQVPITQQQRYPLYGGGNNQNQIQLSYGLPQDTLGSGVPNVQHPGYTPSGVNLNPIQTSYGQPQSTLGSGGSGYQQPGYASSGGNINQIQPSYGQSQGALGTGGSGVQQPGYIPSGGNINQIQPSYGHSQGTLGSGGTGYQQPGYASSGGNINSIQPSYSQPQGTLGSGGSGYQQPGYASSGGNINQFQPSFGQPHGTLGSGGTGYQQPGYASSGGNLNPIQPSYGQPQSTLSSGGSGYQQPGYASSGGNINQNQIQPSYGQSHGTLGSGGTGYQQPGYASSGGNLNPIQPSYGQPQSTLSSGGSGVQQSGNVPLGGNINQIQPQGTLGSGGTVVQQPGYASLGRNINQIQPQGTLGSGGSGVQQSGNVPSGVNINQIQPSYGQPHGTLYSGGTGVQQPGYASSGENLNPIQPSYGQPHGTLGSGGSGVQQSGNVPSGVNINQIQPTYGQPQGTLGSGGSGVQQSGNVPSGGNLNPIQPSYSQPHGTLYSGGIGVQQPGYASSGGNLNPIQPSYGQPHGTLGSGGSGVQQSGNVPSGGNINQIQPQGILGSGGTGVQQPGYASSGGNLNPIQPSYGQPQGTLGSGGSGVQQSGNVPSGGNINQIQPQGTLGSGGSGYQQPGNVPSGVNINQIQPSYGQPQGTLGSGGSGVQQSGNVPSGGNINQIQPQGTLGSGGSGYQQPGNVPSGVNINQIQPSYGQPHGTLYSGGTGVQQPGYASSGGNLNPIQPSYGQPHGTLGSGGSGVQQSGNVPSGVNINQIQPTYGQPQGTLGSGGSGVQQSGNIPSGVNINQIQPSYGQPQGTLGSGGSGVQQSGNGPSGVNINQIQPSYGQPQGTLGSGGSGVQQSGNVPSGVNINQMQPNYDQPQDTLGSGGTGVQQPGYNLPPGEPNRNRLSSVQSPLDGKRVPQSYPGSYGDNSFRGPSLKPESDIGNINPSLNPIIGGQFGTDISSGGSVTPIDTEGGDAQSMTNVDVDGQETRASASAQGKSKTGMSQTQVSGSYLGTGTFSAQAQTSDSDKGAQSQIVSNTNGTTSTAQGKGGRGQAQSQVLYNSDNGIALGEAQSSGINYGTNTQLQAGIKGGVADAQSTGPGSTSSQAQIGFLPQESNNSTNQKSLFKGSGATSAQAGSYSGQSQSQLFGSYKHGISYNGAAQASSGKKLQNLPKLNMADAKLKIGQLERSNNEVKNQTNALPNVQPIPNVLRSQNQVDNSNVDNQKQQNISSTQTPSILPQESSKNIDVYPEYEDNDEYDEDSDESVNTKSVQTKKETIPKQEQNIILKLDDKHDAQITRDSDSQLKSGQVLDAGQVIPGTNGTKIPNGFRGRVASVAGDHTEAKAIPGGQAQTQTVFLTPGVGSLTVVDKTKLRAQLNKESYVKPIKSFKTEINGGIGKFQPDEKNVQYFTKSSTCGYFSFSCNYVNGAKDGPKICKPNPPPFPCQRTNN; encoded by the exons atgacCAAAgaatgtgttttaaaattagtgGATGatcaaacaaacattttaaattttaaaaacaattatgaccAAAATATGGAATTAACAGAAGATGAa atggTTGAAATTATTGGTGAAAATTTAAGAAACTTTTGCAaagataaaatcattattttaaataacttcgACAATAATCGTTTTAGTAGATCAAAACGTTCAACAGAAAAGAAACGATATCAAGGTCAAACCCAAACTCAATTTGTTAGTTTTGGTTCAAAAAATtctaatcaaaaaacaaaaaatggatTGGCTGAAGCTTTGTCACAACCTGATTTATCAAGGGCAACAGTCA gtGGTTTGAATGGTATGGGACAAGCTCAAAGTCAGTCAAGCTTTGGGGAATGTGATGAATGCCCTGGACAGGATTATAGAACGCATTCCACACAAGTGGACAATTCTCATCTGGTACGTTTTCCATCGCTTCGACCTACAAATTCTGTTCCTCAAAATGAAAATTCAAGACCATATAGTATATCGAATACAAATAGGCAGGCACCAGGCTTACAAAATGAAGAAAATCAAAGAGAACATTCTATCAACGGTCAATACCCAGATACATATCCAGGTTCAGGAACAAACATTAAATTACCGGGTAATCAAGATCATGGATATGGTGTTAGGCCTTTAGTCGATGGTGAATATCGAGGATCAggaacaaacaataaattaccaggaAACCAATATCAAGGATATGGTATAACTCCGTCTATCGATGGTCAATATACAAGTTCGggaacaaacaataaattaccggGTAACCAAAATCAAGGATATGGTATCAATCCGTCTATCGTCGGTCAATATCCGGGATTAggaacaaacaataatttaccgGGAAATCGAGATCATGGATATGGAAACGTACCGTATTCTTATGGTCAATATCCAGATAAAAACCAAGGTTCGGattcaaaaaatacaacagAACTGGGTAATATAGACTCGGGACGTGTATATAGTTCTGCAAACGAACAGAATCCAAATTTAGCTAATACGAATTCACCTGAATTCAAAAAAAACGTAAACAATGATGCTGTTAACCCAAACACATATTCCATTAATTCTAGTCCATTTAATCCCAGTAGCTGGGAATATGCAAATAAAATCGATAGTAGCAATCCTAATTTAGATCAGCAAATAAATCAGTCAGGCTTTCCCAATATTCCTTCAGGGTTAGGTCATGGAATATTGACTCCACATAACACACCTAATTCAGAATGGACGCGTCCTAGTTACAATCCACAAGTTCCAGTAACAACTTCAATAGGACATCAAAATAAACCAGCAAATTATCCACctatttttatacctaaccATCAACAACAAATGCCAAATGTTTTAGGTCAATTAACACCAAGTATGCCTATTTCAAGTGATGCGAACTCACAAAACGAGCAAAGGATTAAAAACGAAGCTGCTGGAACTATACACAATGGATATCCGTTGTCTTCAAATATACACGGAGGCCAAGATTATACCACACTAAATTTACCTTCGCTATGCAATTTCTTATACCAGACATGTCTTAATGCAATgtcgaataataaaaaactgaatGAATTTCAAATAACTAATGCACAAAATAACGAAAGAATTCCTAACGAGGGAAAACAAGTTGGTATTACACAGGTACCTATCACCCAACAGCAACGTTACCCTTTATACGGCGGAggaaataatcaaaatcaaatacaGCTTAGTTATGGTCTACCTCAAGATACATTAGGATCGGGCGTGCCCAATGTACAACATCCTGGATACACACCATCAGGTGTAAATTTAAATCCAATTCAAACTAGCTATGGCCAACCTCAAAGTACATTAGGCTCTGGAGGATCTGGTTATCAGCAACCTGGATACGCTTCGTCGGGtggaaatataaatcaaattcaacCTAGTTATGGCCAGTCTCAAGGTGCATTGGGAACAGGAGGTTCTGGTGTTCAGCAACCTGGATATATCCCATCAGGtggaaatataaatcaaattcaacCAAGTTATGGTCATAGTCAAGGCACATTAGGCTCTGGAGGGACTGGTTATCAGCAACCTGGATACGCTTCATCGGGTGGAAATATCAATTCAATTCAACCTAGTTATAGCCAGCCTCAGGGTACATTAGGCTCCGGAGGGTCTGGTTATCAGCAACCTGGATACGCTTCATCGGGtggaaatataaatcaatttcaaCCTAGTTTTGGCCAGCCGCATGGTACATTAGGCTCTGGAGGGACTGGTTATCAGCAACCTGGATACGCTTCATCGGGTGGAAATCTAAATCCAATTCAACCTAGTTATGGCCAACCTCAAAGTACGTTAAGCTCTGGAGGGTCTGGTTATCAGCAACCTGGATACGCTTCATCGGGtggaaatataaatcaaaatcaaattcaacCTAGTTATGGCCAGTCTCATGGTACATTAGGCTCTGGAGGGACTGGTTATCAGCAACCTGGATACGCTTCATCGGGTGGAAATCTAAATCCAATTCAACCTAGTTATGGCCAACCTCAAAGTACGTTAAGCTCTGGAGGGTCTGGTGTTCAGCAATCTGGAAATGTTCCATTAGGtggaaatataaatcaaattcaacCTCAAGGGACATTAGGCTCTGGGGGGACTGTTGTCCAGCAACCTGGATACGCTTCATTGGGtagaaatataaatcaaattcaacCTCAAGGGACATTAGGCTCCGGAGGGTCTGGTGTTCAGCAATCTGGAAATGTTCCATCTggtgtaaatataaatcaaattcaacCTAGTTATGGCCAGCCTCATGGTACTTTGTACTCTGGAGGGACTGGTGTCCAGCAACCTGGATACGCTTCATCGGGTGAAAATCTAAATCCAATTCAACCTAGTTATGGCCAACCTCATGGTACATTAGGCTCTGGAGGGTCTGGTGTTCAGCAATCTGGAAATGTTCCATCTggtgtaaatataaatcaaattcaacCTACGTATGGCCAACCTCAAGGTACGTTAGGCTCTGGAGGGTCTGGTGTTCAGCAATCTGGAAATGTTCCATCAGGTGGAAATCTAAATCCAATTCAACCTAGTTATAGCCAGCCTCATGGTACTTTGTACTCTGGAGGGATTGGTGTCCAGCAACCTGGATACGCTTCATCGGGTGGAAATCTAAATCCAATTCAACCTAGTTATGGCCAACCTCATGGTACATTAGGCTCTGGAGGGTCTGGTGTTCAGCAATCTGGAAATGTTCCATCAGGtggaaatataaatcaaattcaacCTCAAGGGATATTAGGCTCTGGAGGTACTGGTGTCCAGCAACCTGGATACGCTTCATCGGGTGGAAATCTAAATCCAATTCAACCTAGTTATGGCCAACCTCAAGGTACGTTAGGCTCTGGAGGGTCTGGTGTTCAGCAATCTGGAAATGTTCCATCAGGtggaaatataaatcaaattcaacCTCAAGGGACATTAGGTTCCGGAGGGTCTGGTTATCAGCAACCTGGAAATGTTCCATCTggtgtaaatataaatcaaattcaacCTAGTTATGGCCAGCCTCAAGGTACATTAGGCTCTGGAGGGTCTGGTGTTCAGCAATCTGGAAATGTTCCATCAGGtggaaatataaatcaaattcaacCTCAAGGGACATTAGGTTCCGGAGGGTCTGGTTATCAGCAACCTGGAAATGTTCCATCTggtgtaaatataaatcaaattcaacCTAGTTATGGCCAGCCTCATGGTACTTTGTACTCTGGAGGGACTGGTGTCCAGCAACCTGGATACGCTTCATCGGGTGGAAATCTAAATCCAATTCAACCTAGTTATGGCCAACCTCATGGTACATTAGGCTCTGGAGGGTCTGGTGTTCAGCAATCGGGAAATGTTCCATCTggtgtaaatataaatcaaattcaacCTACGTATGGCCAACCTCAAGGTACGTTAGGCTCTGGAGGGTCTGGTGTTCAGCAATCTGGAAATATTCCATCTggtgtaaatataaatcaaattcaacCTAGTTATGGCCAACCTCAAGGTACGTTAGGCTCTGGAGGGTCTGGTGTTCAGCAATCTGGAAATGGTCCATCTggtgtaaatataaatcaaattcaacCTAGTTATGGCCAACCTCAAGGTACGTTAGGCTCTGGAGGGTCTGGTGTTCAGCAATCTGGAAATGTTCCATCTggtgtaaatataaatcaaatgcAACCTAATTATGATCAACCTCAAGATACATTAGGTTCTGGTGGGACTGGTGTCCAGCAACCTGGATATAATTTACCACCTGGAGAACCTAATCGAAATCGTCTTTCAAGTGTTCAATCACCTTTAGATGGAAAAAGAGTACCTCAAAGTTATCCTGGATCGTATGGTGATAACAGTTTTAGAGGTCCATCTCTTAAGCCAGAATCAGATATAGGAAATATTAATCCATCACTAAACCCAATAATCGGTGGTCAGTTTGGAACAGATATATCATCTGGAGGTTCTGTGACTCCTATTGACACTGAAGGAGGAGATGCACAATCAATGACTAATGTAGATGTTGATGGCCAAGAAACTAGAGCATCGGCTTCAGCTCAAGGAAAGTCCAAAACAGGTATGAGCCAGACTCAAGTATCTGGATCATATTTAGGAACAGGAACTTTTTCTGCTCAAGCTCAAACAAGTGATAGCGATAAAGGAGCTCAAAGCCAAATTGTAAGTAATACAAATGGTACAACAAGTACAGCTCAAGGAAAAGGTGGAAGGGGACAAGCACAATCCCAAGTTCTTTATAATTCAGATAATGGCATTGCCTTAGGTGAAGCACAAAGCTCAGGAATTAATTATGGAACAAACACTCAATTGCAAGCTGGTATAAAAGGGGGAGTGGCAGATGCACAATCAACTGGCCCAGGAAGTACTTCCAGCCAGGCTCAAATAGGTTTCTTACCACAAGAGTCCAACAACAGCACTAATCAAAAGTCATTATTTAAAGGTAGCGGTGCAACTTCAGCTCAAGCTGGATCATATAGTGGTCAATCGCAAAGTCAACTGTTTGGGTCATATAAGCATGGTATTTCATACAACGGTGCTGCTCAAGCAAGCAGTGgtaaaaaacttcaaaacttaccaaaattaaatatggCTGATGCCAAGTTAAAAATTGGGCAACTTGAAAGATCTAATAatgaagttaaaaatcaaactaATGCACTCCCGAACGTACAGCCTATTCCAAATGTATTAAGATCTCAAAATCAAGTGGACAATTCCAATGTTGATAACCAAAAACAGCAAAATATATCTTCAACACAGACTCCATCTATTTTACCACAAGAATCGTCTAAAAATATCGATGTTTATCCTGAATACGAAGATAATGATGAGTATGATGAAGATAGTGATGAATctgtaaatacaaaatcagtacaaacaaaaaaagaaacaatccCAAAGCAagagcaaaatattattttaaaattagatgaCAAACATGATGCCCAAATTACTCGTGATTCTGATAGTCAGCTGAAATCTGGACAAGTATTAGATGCTGGTCAAGTTATACCAGGGACTAACGGAACTAAAATACCAAATGGATTTAGAGGGAGGGTAGCTTCAGTAGCTGGAGACCATACCGAAGCTAAAGCAATTCCGGGAGGTCAAGCTCAAACTCAAACTGTATTCTTAACACCCGGAGTAGGTAGTTTAACTGTGGtagacaaaacaaaattaagagCGCAGTTAAATAAAGAATCATATGTTAAGCcaattaaaagtttcaaaactGAAATTAATGGAGGAATAGGCAAATTTCAACCAGATGAAAAGAATGTTCAGTATTTTACTAAATCATCAACTTGTGGTTACTTTTCATTTTCGTGTAACTATGTAAATGGAGCAAAAGATGGGCCTAAAATATGTAAGCCAAATCCACCACCTTTCCCATGCCAGAgaactaataattaa